The Coffea arabica cultivar ET-39 chromosome 4e, Coffea Arabica ET-39 HiFi, whole genome shotgun sequence genome includes a window with the following:
- the LOC140005649 gene encoding uncharacterized protein produces MDNPQLKLQMLFSSIKECKLAVTNYSIRQGRPCKFVKHDRLRVRAKCRSEGCHWEIYARKLADEGSVQIKTIEDTHTCGFTYDNPLVNSGWVGRKYAEEFRTNPKVNMEHFRKTVMRENKCSFSKKQTYRARNRAFKIIHGSESDQYGKLGAYMNEIQKSNPGSSIILKTVDESTSTATQQQRFQRLYVCFNGVKQGFLDGCRPLIGVDGTFLKGSVGGVLLIAVGFDANNSIYPVAYAIAEGENKESWAWFFKLLKEDLKIERDYELTIMSDK; encoded by the coding sequence ATGGATAATCCACAGTTGAAATTACAAATGTTATTCAGTAGTATAAAAGAATGCAAGTTGGCTGTGACTAATTATAGTATTAGACAAGGTAGGCCATGTAAATTTGTGAAGCATGATAGATTAAGAGTGAGGGCTAAGTGTAGAAGTGAAGGCTGCCATTGGGAGATTTATGCAAGAAAATTGGCAGATGAGGGTAGTGTGCAAATCAAGACAATTGAGGACACTCATACATGTGGTTTTACTTATGACAATCCACTAGTAAATTCTGGATGGGTTGGTAGAAAATATGCTGAGGAGTTTAGGACTAATCCAAAGGTGAATATGGAGCACTTTAGGAAGACAGTAATGAGAGAAAATAAGTGCTCTTTCTCCAAAAAACAAACATATAGAGCTAGAAATAGGGCTTTCAAGATTATTCATGGCAGTGAAAGTGATCAATATGGCAAGTTGGGAGCATACATGAATGAAATTCAGAAATCCAACCCTGGTAGCTCCATTATTTTGAAGACTGTGGATGAATCTACAAGCACAGCAACACAACAACAGAGGTTCCAAAGGCTGTATGTGTGTTTCAATGGAGTGAAACAAGGATTTTTAGATGGTTGTAGGCCTTTGATTGGAGTTGATGGTACATTTTTGAAAGGGTCAGTTGGGGGAGTTCTATTGATAGCTGTTGGATTCGATGCTAACAACAGCATCTATCCAGTTGCATATGCCATAGCAGAGGGAGAAAACAAAGAATCTTGGGCATGGTTCTTTAAATTGCTGAAGGAAGATTTAAAGATAGAGAGGGATTATGAGTTGACAATCATGAGTGACAAGTAA